In Haliscomenobacter hydrossis DSM 1100, the DNA window GAGGGGAGGACGATTTTTTTGAGGGGAAAGGTATGACCGGCTTGGGGCTCTAATTCTTCATTGATAATTTGCAGCCCGATGCTCCCTTCTTTATCAGAGGCAAGTGAATCCTCCCATCTGCCATTTTTCAGCATCTGCAGTGTAATACGGGGGGTAAATTCGTTGACCCAATCGTAATCAAGATCACCTCTCCAATCTGGAAGCCCCTTCCAACGCACCTGAAATTGCAGGGCAGCGCCCTCTTTTTGCATCGCTTCGTCGCTACCAATGATGAGCGCGTCTTCCTTTTCGGGCAATGGCCCAAAAGGAAGGAATGGTTTATCGGGTTTCAGGGTTCCCAACTTTGAGACAATATGTAGGTCTTTCAGCCCCTGGCCATTGAGTTGTTCACCTCTGGAATCGTCGTATCCCACGGCCACCACCAGCGAACTTTGGGCGGGCACAATGGCCATGTCCTGCAGGTTTTTTACACTTACCGTTGTGGCACCATCCTGGCGAAGCAGGACTTTCAAGGTTGGTAATCCTTCGGGTAGATTATGGCCATGCGGCTTGGCCAGCAAGGGTACGATGGGCGGCTGCCCACCATCGAGCAAGAGTGGAATTTCGATGATTTGTGTCAGGTTACCCGTTGCAATGGCGGATTCATCAAGACTGGCTTTCACCCAGCCTTTTTCTCCGGTCAGCCAAAAATCGAAGGATTGACAAAACGTGCGCAGTAGTAGATTGTCTTTGGGCAAATTTTTTACGTGCAATCGCAGCCAGATGCGCCGTTGCCCTTCCCGCAGGTACAGGTAATGCGAGGCGATCGCAAAGCCCACTTGTGCCAAATCATCAATGGTGTCGGTCCTGACAAATGCATCCCACTGACCGTCGGGAGTGTCGAGGTCACTCCCACGTCCGTCCTGTGAGTTGGTTACCGGAAAAGCAAAAAGCTGTTCGTTATGGTGCAGGGACTGTAACCTTGTCACTTTGGCCCGATTGACAACAAAATCTTCGGCGAGGTGGTATTCTACTGGTTTTCCAGAGCTGTCTTTCCCCCCTTTAAAAGCAGTTCCCTTCTTGATGAGGTGGGTATCACGGTGTTTGGCCAGTTCAAAAACCAAGTGGACATGGTTGGGTTCGGCAGGGCGTTTGATCAGTTGCAAAACCTCTTTATAATAAAAATCCAGATGCCTTCCCGTCAAGGTATTGGCATGGTCACGAGCGTATTCAAGTAGGCGGAGAAAAGCCAGAAAAAGGGCGTAGTGTGGTTGGTGACTGTCCTGTTCAGTTAGTGTTTTTTCGAGGCTCGATTTGGCTTCGGTCACTACCCGGGCGTACACTTTAAGGAATTGGTCGAGAATATCGGCAAAGAGATTGTGGCCTGCGGCAAAATTAAGCCGCTCAAATACCGAACCAGCGGGATTACCCAGAATTGACTCGGCATCAAAGCCCGTGTTGGTACTGCTGTTCCAATCAGGGCTAAAAATCCGATCAACGGTTTTGTCGAAGGCAACGATATCGCTACCCAGAATACTCCATTGCAGTGGCATCGAAAGATCAATCAGGTTGTTGGCCACCGCTGCCTGGAAATGTAATTTTAGTCGCTCGAATGGTCCGGCAAGTTGAGAGCGGATAAGGCTCTGCAGGGTGTTTTTCAAGCTCATTTGAAGGGGTAAAGTATCTTGCAATAAATCGAGTTGAGTGGCCAGGGTACCTACACTGTTAAAGATGGCACCAAAGTGTTGTTTTAGTTCATTTACATTGGGTTCATGGTCGCTTTCCAGTAAATATTTCAGGTAACCCTGTAGGTTTTGTTTATAAAAATCTACTCGTTGCACCGCAGCCAGGGCCAAAAGTACGGAAGGGTCTTTGGCAAAAAATGGTTCCCAATTGCCGGCCAGTTGATTGTCTGAATCAACAAAGTGGATGTACTCGGCCAGACGCTTTGCATACACCATCCAGTCAGCAGAGCCATGCTCAATCACCTTCGCAAAAGCAGGATGCAAAGCATTTTGCATTCGTTCAGTTCGACTGATGCCTTCTCGTTCTACTCGTTTCGGGTTTAATCTTTCAGCGCAATCGCTCATTTTAGTTACCAGGTTTTCATTCTGATGATACTCATATAGGAATTAGGGCAGCGCGTTGAGGGTGGTCACCAGGTTAATATCCGTTCCTTCTTCCCGGTAAAACGGGAATACGAAATTGAAGCGAGAATTGGTACTGCGTACCCGGTAGGCCACCTCGATCAAGATGATGCCTTCCAACTCTTGTACCGTGTTAATGGTAATTTTTTCAGCGTCAATTCGCGGTTCATGGTAGAGGATGGCTGTCCTTATTTTGTCGGCGATGATGGTCTTGGCCGTTGTGTTTAAACTTTCAAAAAGCAGGCTCTCCAAATTACAGCCGTAGCCAGGTAGCATTACCCGCTCGCCAAGCGAGGTAGCCAATAGAATTTCAAGGCTAGAGCGAATATCGGCTTCCTGTTCCAACATCAACACTGTACCAGCGTTGATATCGAAGGCTGGAGGGAAGCTCCAACCTCGACCAAGGAAATTGGTGGGTTGCGGAGGGTTCATGTCAAATATTTTTCAAAAGTTATCCTCCAATAATGACCGTTGGTGCTCCCGGTGGTAACACTATTCCTCCTCCTGCCGTTGAGTCGGTAATGCGCGCAGCAGGCATACCCCCAATCAATACGGTAGCCGATCCCTTTATAATGGCATCAGGACCACAACTGTCGCCAAGACGGGCAGCGGGCATGCCAGCGATGAGCACAGTTGGTGCACCCGGCGGAATTATTGGCAATGGTGCACCTTGGGTGGCGGCACTGACAATTTGGTCGGTAATTCTGGCAGCAGGAGGCATTGGTTGTGATTTTCAATCAGTTGATTTGGACGATTCCACCTTTTAAAACGGCTTGTCCGCCACCTTCCACTGTGACGGTAGCACTGCCTTTAAGGGTCGCTCCAGCACTGGCTTCAGCTTTGAAATCTGCCTGTGCCTTGGCTTCTACATTCACACCTTCTATTTTTACGTCACCCGTGGCTTTGAGCACAATATCTTTGGCACTTTCCAGCAGAATGCCGTCACTGTTGAGGATGAGCTTGTTGCCATTTTCATCCAACAATTTTATGGCACCCTCATCTTCAGTCAATTCCAATTTATTGCCGTTGGGTGTTTCGATGGATACAATGTTTTTTTCATCGTCAAATGTCAGTTTCATCTCACCCCTGGAAACGTAGCCTTTTTTGTGATTGTCGTCGGTGGGCGGTTCGGGGGCAGGTTTTGCGCTGCTGTGGCACATACCGATTACAACGGGGTGCCTGGGATCGTCGTTCAGGAATCCGACGATGACCTCATCACCAATTTCCGGACGAAAAAAGGTGCCCCGGTTATTGCCTGCGTCAAGCGTTGCTATTCGAGCCCAGATGCCCTCGTCATTCGGGCTGATGATGGGTAGTCGTATTTGAATCCTGTCCTCTCCATCAGGATCAGCTTCCAGAGTGGTTACGATGCCAATTTGCAAGCCATTAATGGGTGGCAAAAGCCCCCCGGCGCCTGGCTGTTGAACATCATATGTTGTTGAAAACCATTCGGACTTAACACCAAATTGAATATCAGTTTCCCAGTTTCCATCAGCTACTTGTTGGCGTACAGCAGAAACGATGACCTTGCCATTAAAGCGCTCACCCACACCTGCAAGTTCGATGACATCTCCTGGTTTTACCCCGGCGAAGCCCTGACAGGTGACTCGTCCACAAGTTTTAGCCAAGCGTTGGCGGAGCAGCTTGGCATCAGCCCAGCCTTGAAGTTCGGGCGATTCGAGGCGACCAGTGTGACTAAGGGTAAAACTTTCCACCGCCATTGCTTCGGCAAGGTCAGTCGAGGAGAGGTTACCGTTTTCCGAAAAACCGGGCTCGCTTGCTTCGGACTCCACGATTTCCTGGTTGGTGGGATCCCAGGCAAGCGCCTTCACGCTCTTGAACTGGTGCCTGGCATCCATTTCTACATCAAACTCAAGAATCGTCGTACCGTAAGTTAAGGTCAATACCGGAGATTGGCCAAGATTGGGTTTGGCTATTTGCAGGGTACCATCCTGTACGGTGCAAAACACGCCGTTGGCATCGGTACGGGTCATTAAAAAATCCCAATCGGTAGCATCGAACTGAACGAGTTCTTTGTGTTCTATGGAAGTGTCTTGTACATCGGCTTGTAAACCATACGCTCCGATGAGTTCTTCCATCACCGCACTATCTTTTATCTCCCTAAAATATTTAAACTTTCGATCCAGTGTCATTTTCGCTGCCTCGTCTTTGCATTCCACGGTAAGGTAGCTTCCGCTACGTCGGACTTTCAAGTTTTGGCTAATCACCAAGCCTTTAAAAACGCTGTCATCATTCGCTCGGTATCCCAGTTTGATTTCGATGGGCGTACCAGGCAAGAACTCAACTCCGTTGCTAATGGGGAAATCCTGCTTCGCTGCCTCTCCGTCCAGCAAGACTATACGCGCAGTCGGAATGCGGTTGAATTCCCTATTTACCACGACTAAAACCACCTCAAACGTGCCAGGCAGCGCATTGCCATCGCTGAAAATT includes these proteins:
- the vgrG gene encoding type VI secretion system tip protein VgrG, giving the protein MSSTVPTPATPDVVTMKIFSDGNALPGTFEVVLVVVNREFNRIPTARIVLLDGEAAKQDFPISNGVEFLPGTPIEIKLGYRANDDSVFKGLVISQNLKVRRSGSYLTVECKDEAAKMTLDRKFKYFREIKDSAVMEELIGAYGLQADVQDTSIEHKELVQFDATDWDFLMTRTDANGVFCTVQDGTLQIAKPNLGQSPVLTLTYGTTILEFDVEMDARHQFKSVKALAWDPTNQEIVESEASEPGFSENGNLSSTDLAEAMAVESFTLSHTGRLESPELQGWADAKLLRQRLAKTCGRVTCQGFAGVKPGDVIELAGVGERFNGKVIVSAVRQQVADGNWETDIQFGVKSEWFSTTYDVQQPGAGGLLPPINGLQIGIVTTLEADPDGEDRIQIRLPIISPNDEGIWARIATLDAGNNRGTFFRPEIGDEVIVGFLNDDPRHPVVIGMCHSSAKPAPEPPTDDNHKKGYVSRGEMKLTFDDEKNIVSIETPNGNKLELTEDEGAIKLLDENGNKLILNSDGILLESAKDIVLKATGDVKIEGVNVEAKAQADFKAEASAGATLKGSATVTVEGGGQAVLKGGIVQIN
- a CDS encoding PAAR domain-containing protein; translation: MPPAARITDQIVSAATQGAPLPIIPPGAPTVLIAGMPAARLGDSCGPDAIIKGSATVLIGGMPAARITDSTAGGGIVLPPGAPTVIIGG
- a CDS encoding GPW/gp25 family protein, whose translation is MNPPQPTNFLGRGWSFPPAFDINAGTVLMLEQEADIRSSLEILLATSLGERVMLPGYGCNLESLLFESLNTTAKTIIADKIRTAILYHEPRIDAEKITINTVQELEGIILIEVAYRVRSTNSRFNFVFPFYREEGTDINLVTTLNALP
- a CDS encoding baseplate J/gp47 family protein, producing the protein MSDCAERLNPKRVEREGISRTERMQNALHPAFAKVIEHGSADWMVYAKRLAEYIHFVDSDNQLAGNWEPFFAKDPSVLLALAAVQRVDFYKQNLQGYLKYLLESDHEPNVNELKQHFGAIFNSVGTLATQLDLLQDTLPLQMSLKNTLQSLIRSQLAGPFERLKLHFQAAVANNLIDLSMPLQWSILGSDIVAFDKTVDRIFSPDWNSSTNTGFDAESILGNPAGSVFERLNFAAGHNLFADILDQFLKVYARVVTEAKSSLEKTLTEQDSHQPHYALFLAFLRLLEYARDHANTLTGRHLDFYYKEVLQLIKRPAEPNHVHLVFELAKHRDTHLIKKGTAFKGGKDSSGKPVEYHLAEDFVVNRAKVTRLQSLHHNEQLFAFPVTNSQDGRGSDLDTPDGQWDAFVRTDTIDDLAQVGFAIASHYLYLREGQRRIWLRLHVKNLPKDNLLLRTFCQSFDFWLTGEKGWVKASLDESAIATGNLTQIIEIPLLLDGGQPPIVPLLAKPHGHNLPEGLPTLKVLLRQDGATTVSVKNLQDMAIVPAQSSLVVAVGYDDSRGEQLNGQGLKDLHIVSKLGTLKPDKPFLPFGPLPEKEDALIIGSDEAMQKEGAALQFQVRWKGLPDWRGDLDYDWVNEFTPRITLQMLKNGRWEDSLASDKEGSIGLQIINEELEPQAGHTFPLKKIVLPSGVASEPHFNPQTYGVNSRNGFLRLELLGDFGHKLYQLTLPRYLMRVALKETIVTDKRPLRDLVYDYDNDKKKYIPHNEFTFIQDFVEHFSKAMPTAPYTPEVESLILCYTASVQLNNAAARFYQLTPFGYCPAASESSGNLTLFKGWPTQGELFIGIEELKPPQNLSLLFQLAEGSADPTVLKPAEHLTWSYLSGNEWKVLSPAEFSDQTGQLTRSGIIRFSVPKDATNHDSHILPAGSHWIRMSLTEKPEAICKIISIAAQAALASFIDTGNAADFLAAQTPAGSITKFNLPDAAVKKLIQPYATFGGRQVEAEDHFYTRISERLRHKQRAITVWDYEHLILEAFPQIFKVKCLNHTRFEPAETGKGKIYNELAPGHVTVVTIPDLLNRNAIDPLRPYTNLGDLALIKEFLQKHVPCFVQLHLQNPVYEEVRVKFRVKFFPGVDETFHRELLQKTVVRHLAPWAFGDSRDIRFGGRLYKSALIDLVEEQPYVDYVTDFQLFHESNGDDQEEVQASVALAVLTPAPAEQQSVEVIAENPEMGSEAKCRC